CATACAGAcacaaacttattttaaaacttcgaaaaaatgcatttgttataatatgtgttttgtatttttaaatagaatattctTCTCAttccaaataattgttttatccaAACTTCTTAtgttttacacaaataaaaccCGTCCCATTGAGGTGTTTGCTTCTGGGATTTGCCGAATGACGTCGAAAAGAAATTTGATAACGTTACGGAATAGCATGTGATAATAACCGGAAGCAGTTGATGTAAAACGGAACAGTTGATATAAACCGGAAGTGGTTGATAACACGAGTCATATCACACGGCTAAAACaattcttcaaatttaatgaataaatatatgtacaaactAGTGTTATAGTCGGATACAGTTATACCATTTATTTCtataagtatatgataaacCCTTTTATGAGCCCCGAACACAGTGTTTAaatatattagattttaattGAGAATTTGGATCCAGTCGTCATAGATGCCTTATCTACAATAAAACTTACAATAATTCATTCGGAAAAGACtaactttcaaaatttatgtGAATAAAATCCAGTGTCAATGCTGGGATTCAAAACTCAAGACCTTAAGTATATCATCCCACGACTCAAACCATTATACCAGGAAGACTGGATACAAACTCACTGTTAATTTTACATACTTAAACAGTATTTCCGGGGCTCATTAAAGGTATATACTATATAATGATTTTAAGGTATATATTAAGGATTTGTGGCGTTCTAACTTATCTAGAACAGCTGGAATATAAAACAGTTATCTCATTCAGACTTGGTGTGTCAGTGAAAGATCTCACTCTGGCCTCAAGCCATAGAGATGATATTTCTCTGACACACCACGTTATCATGGGATAACTCTTTCTTATGAAACCGATAAATAAAACGAAGAGCATTccattatcaataaataaaattagataTACGTTTCATAGTTATAGTATAACAGTACATAATGTTTGTTTCATCTTTAAGGAGGGTGTCACTCTGGTTACTATCACTGTTCGGGTTATACATGGTGCTGTCCTTATGGCTATTCCTGCACTGGATACTCAAGGTGCCCTAAAAGTCATCATTCTTCGGGGTCGTCAAATGTTGGGTAAGTTATTATTcggaaaaatattaaaaacgtaaaaagaaaaaaagagaaatccAGTTAGGATTAGTTAAGTAAATGTTGTGTTATTGAGAGGAGAACTACACAAAATACagttttcttttacttttaaaggggaattaGCTACGAAGTAGACACACACATACTATGCTCAGTTTCAAACATTCATTTAGCAGAATATAGAAGTAACAACATCGTTGAGAGCGaacatttcaaattacattGTACTGGATTTTACGAATGTTTCAATATAccattgatttttaattattgtagTGCTATAGTTGGAGGCTGCATGGGTGGTTTAGTTAACCTCTTTATCCTGATATGTTGCATAGTCAAATGTAGTTAgtcatatcttctttttatatatccaAAGTCATGTgtcaaataataaagaaatatcattaacctagtatatcatgtatatacttcTATCTTGTTATCAACACAAATTGAGTTTTCGTGTGTTAATGAAAAGTGAATAACATTACCTGTGAAATATAatagttatttcaaatatttgtttcgtacattatacaaaagtttttttGAAGTGTCACAGTTGTAACCTCACGGCACGATGTTGTGTTAGGTAAAAAATGGTGTCAGttaataaaattagaaaaaatcaaaggaaaatCTCAAAAACGTATTTAAGTAATTAACtgtaaagaaacaacaaaacatgGAAAACAATATCATATAGACATTCGAATCTTGGCTTAGGACATATACAGACAGCATATGCCTGGTTTCCATATTTCTAAGTCATGTTAGTGTATAATCTTCCTTTAACATCAGACAGCTATGTTATAAGACTGTTTCAGAACACACACTACAATTCAGGTGAACAAGTATTTGACACTTCAGATAGTTTTTGAGTTACAGTTTTGACCAAACAAgtctatatatatcattaaatattCACGGTTCACGTGACGTAGGTGTTCGGGTTTAAGAGTCAAATCGATCGTGCAGCTTACATCCTATATATCGATTTGCTTGgccaataaatgttttaacacaTTACGTCAACAACattaatatgtaaattaaaaaaaaaaatattatatgaaaattagCTGCGAGAATACAACAACTTATAGTAAAATAATCAATGGAATCGAGAACTTTTAACATCAAAATATAAGTTACTGTACGTATTCTATTTCAGAAAATTTAGGACAGGTAAAATCAATGAATACACATTCAGGTCGTCAAAATAGAATCGCAACACTTGAGAACCGACAACAAAATGGTAGTGACAGATTCGGTACAAGACATCCCATTCCTATTCAACCATCA
This Mytilus trossulus isolate FHL-02 chromosome 14, PNRI_Mtr1.1.1.hap1, whole genome shotgun sequence DNA region includes the following protein-coding sequences:
- the LOC134696337 gene encoding uncharacterized protein LOC134696337; translation: MEYNLRLLNLILLLFICDLTVFIQGGCHSGYYHCSGYTWCCPYGYSCTGYSRCPKSHHSSGSSNVGAIVGGCMGGLVNLFILICCIVKCKNLGQVKSMNTHSGRQNRIATLENRQQNGSDRFGTRHPIPIQPSLPASFEPGHPPPSYHI